One part of the Silurus meridionalis isolate SWU-2019-XX chromosome 26, ASM1480568v1, whole genome shotgun sequence genome encodes these proteins:
- the muc15 gene encoding mucin-15, whose translation MYLGLAFASALLLTLQSLQIVSTQTANLLNEVKPSVPAQGIPDSWKRDNDANVTEDGVSGDYYYQANNQPVTVVTTQYNGDNVNADTLPQTTLSTTENNETLIQQNPVTENPYLEPSATNGSSVNLTETNTTSPSPGNSTTTTANTTTTTTTTSSDPALNITQGTTSSGSGNDTTTNAPQDTSYTSSNSTTTTSQTSVVLLNETSSVSTTNANGGSLDVRDNMNGDLSSDTQLQTKSKAWGAILGIGFGVALIGLVLYVIVKRRNHRDFSHRKLVEEMPGEPVLRLDNGEPLDLKFDGFAYYNPGVQGDNIQMTNFPQGHTN comes from the exons atgtatttaggCTTGGCCTTTGCTTCAGCTTTACTGCTGACACTCCAGAGCCTCCAGATTGTGTCAACACAAACTGCTAATCTGTTGAACGAAGTAAAACCTTCTGTACCAGCCCAAGGGATACCTGATAGCTGGAAAAGAGACAATGATGCAAACGTAACAGAAGATGGGGTTAGTggggattattattatcaagCCAACAACCAGCCTGTCACAGTAGTAACAACACAATATAATGGTGATAACGTCAATGCGGACACTTTGCCTCAGACTACACTCAGCACAACAGAAAACAATGAAACTTTGATCCAGCAAAATCCAGTCACAGAGAACCCATACCTGGAACCTTCAGCCACTAATGGGAGCAGTGTAAACCTGACAGAGACCAACACCACAAGTCCAAGTCCTGGgaattctactactactactgcaaatactacaacaactactacaactacttcTTCTGATCCTGCTTTAAACATCACTCAGGGCACAACATCATCAGGAAGTGGGAATGATACGACTACAAATGCACCTCAAGACACAAGTTACACAAGCTCAAATTCTACAACGACTACCAGCCAAACCAGTGTTGTACTGCTTAATGAAACAAGCTCCGTTTCCACCACAAATGCAAATGGAGGATCCCTTGATGTCAGAGACAACATGAATGGAG ATCTATCTTCAGATACTCAACTGCAAACCAAAAGTAAGGCATGGGGTGCCATTCTGGGTATCGGCTTTGGGGTGGCACTTATTGGCCTGGTGCTGTATGTCATTGTAAAACGAAGGAACCACAGAGATTTCTCTCACAGGAAACTAGTGGAGGAAATGCCAGGTGAACCAG TTCTCCGGTTGGACAATGGTGAGCCTCTGGACTTGAAATTTGATGGATTTGCATACTACAATCCTGGAGTGCAAGGAGACAACATTCAAATGACAAATTTTCCTCAAGGACACACTAACTAA
- the dis3l gene encoding DIS3-like exonuclease 1 — MIKTEKVLHLKSSRGRKVRVVRELYLREQVPCGSVLCQAECQHDGKLLSGDVTHYVVPDAGVVRDYLEIFEFREFRGVVFTQTACQALQNTRGRRHYNRLRGLLKDPRYDCVLYANEFQRFSYCARKMGESQEKWQTRCVYNAAVWYYNHLASLMSVVMITEDQEAIKEYGSQNSGVYVVSTREYLESFWPNLHAAQELYASIAQTLQDRENEGAEKEYSEHLPAEVLESGIKSGRYIHGTLSVNKHRAQHEAFVRFEGSASKNAELNSDVLINGMKHRNRAIHGDVVAVELLPRGEWKGRNMALTEGRGDEKGGETQSQPMPTGRVVGIIQRNWRDYVVTFPPREELQTQSRNSLKILAIPWDCRIPKIRISTQQAEALQDHRVIVRVDSWESTSLYPNGHSVRVLGKAGEVETEIQTILVENCISVTPFSEAQLREMPVNSKEQPWQIDQAEISARKDLRETHLVFSIDPLGCEDVDDTLSVRTLPGGKRLELGVHIADVTHFVKEGSLTDLEARSRATTYYLADRRYDMLPAVLSADLCSLLGGVDRYAMSVIWELDAKTLAMCSVWYGRTLIRSSYQLHYELAQNLLNGKDVKVPELAQLESSVQDQKLAELLQALKQLTRVARHLRSQRDKGGALELEGVEVRAQLDEDKNITALVPKQPLEVHETVAECMIYANHWVARKIQECFPHQALLRHHPPPRQEFFNQLIDSAKSRGFVIDTRSNKALADSLDQAVDSQDPLVNRLLRVMATQAMSNALYFSTGACPEEQYYHYGLALDRYTHFTSPIRRYADIIVHRLLMASVQSEKEEWFHKSFANNKELEEIAHHINNRNRAAQHAQKESTELFQCLYFRDKDPLTDERCVADAIIYSIRANGILVFVPRYGLKGAVYLKNRENQVVSVGDDGVCVWQAGTLQRYPDRICSCTSTGTNTFYLFDHITVRISVETSRCHSDNLHLELLNNKPHQSATTESRVSSRVQSELIEEVVRREEASIQAEVEKTRRPRLSKEEKEFRQSKAPNLYTILQEISELALSDTAFCHIKQNTVPTCTTSA, encoded by the exons ATgatcaaaacagaaaaagtcTTACATTTAAAGAGTTCGCGGGGAAGAAAAGTTCGTGTGGTTCGGGAGCTCTATCTGCGGGAGCAGGTCCCGTGCGGAAGTGTGCTGTGCCAGGCGGAATGTCAACACG ATGGCAAGCTGCTGTCCGGGGATGTGACTCATTATGTGGTGCCAGATGCTGGCGTGGTGAGAGACTACCTGGAGATTTTTGAGTTCAGGGAGTTTCGAGGGGTGGTGTTTACACAGACTGCATGCCAGGCTTTACAAAACACACGTGGGCGCAG GCACTATAACAGGCTGCGTGGCCTCCTAAAGGACCCACGGTATGACTGTGTCCTATATGCTAATGAGTTTCAGCGGTTTTCTTACTGTGCACGGAAAATGGGGGAATCACAAGAGAAATGGCAAACAAG gtgtgtgtacaaTGCAGCGGTGTGGTATTATAACCACCTGGCTAGTCTGATGTCAGTAGTTATGATCACAGAAGACCAGGAGGCCATTAAAGAGTATGGCAGTCAGAACAGTGGTGTTTACGTCGTCTCAACTCGG GAATACCTGGAGAGTTTTTGGCCAAACTTGCATGCAGCTCAAGAGCTGTATGCCTCCATTGCTCAGACCCTACAAGATCGAGAGAATGAAGGGGCAGAGAAAGAGTACTCTGAGCATTTACCTGCTGAGGTTTTGGAGTCTGGGATCAAATCTGGGAGATACATTCAT GGAACCCTGAGTGTGAACAAGCACCGTGCACAGCATGAGGCCTTTGTGCGTTTTGAGGGCTCTGCGAGCAAGAATGCAG AGCTTAACAGTGATGTTCTGATCAATGGAATGAAGCATCGGAATCGGGCCATACACGGTGACGTAGTTGCTGTAGAATTGTTGCCTCGTGGTGAGTGGAAGGGTCGTAACATGGCTTTAACAGAGGGACGAGGAGATGAGAAAGGAGGGGAAACTCAGAGTCAGCCTATGCCGACAG GCAGGGTGGTGGGTATCATACAGAGAAACTGGAGGGACTACGTGGTCACGTTTCCTCCTCGAGAGGAGCTGCAGACTCAGTCCCGAAACTCTCTGAAGATTCTGGCTATTCCATGGGACTGCCGAATCCCGAAGATCCGGATCAGCACCCAGCAGGCTGAAGCACTGCAG GACCATAGGGTGATTGTGCGAGTGGACTCATGGGAGAGCACTTCTCTCTACCCCAATGGTCACAGTGTGAGAGTCCTGGGGAAGGCCGGTGAGGTGGAGACTGAAATTCAGACCATACTGGTGGAGAACTGCATCAGTGTGACTCCATTCTCTGAAGCCCAG TTGCGTGAGATGCCTGTGAACTCTAAAGAGCAGCCTTGGCAGATAGACCAGGCTGAGATAAGTGCTCGGAAGGACCTGCGTGAAACACACCTGGTGTTTAGTATTGACCCTCTGGGCTGTGAGGACGTGGATGACACATTGTCGGTGCGAACGCTGCCAGGGGGAAAACGTCTAGAGCTGGGGGTCCACATTGCAGATGTCACACACTTTGTTAAAGAGGGATCTCTCACTGATCTGGAGGCTCGCTCCAG AGCAACAACCTATTACCTGGCTGATCGAAGATATGACATGCTGCCAGCGGTGTTGAGTGCTGACCTCTGCTCACTGCTAGGAGGAGTGGACAG ATATGCCATGAGTGTTATATGGGAGCTGGATGCTAAGACCCTGGCCATGTGTAGCGTGTGGTACGGCCGCACACTCATCCGATCCTCTTACCAGCTGCACTATGAGCTGGCGCAGAACCTGCTAAATGGAAAAGATGTAAAGGTGCCGGAACTTGCCCAGCTCGAAAGTTCAGTACAGGACCAGAAGCTGGCTGAGCTCCTACAGGCCCTGAAACAGCTGACTCGAGTGGCCAGGCACCTGAGGTCACAGAGGGACAAGGGTGGTGCTTTAGAGCTGGAGGGTGTTGAAGTCAGGGCACAGCTGGATGAAGACAAAAACATCACCGCTCTGGTGCCCAAGCAACCTTTGGAGGTGCATGAGACGGTGGCAGAGTGCATGATTTATGCCAATCACTGGGTGGCACGTAAGATCCAGGAATGTTTCCCACACCAAGCGCTACTGAGGCATCATCCGCCACCCAGGCAGGAGTTCTTCAACCAGCTGATTGACAGTGCCAAGAGTCGAGGCTTTGTCATTGATACCAG GTCCAACAAAGCTCTGGCTGATTCTCTGGACCAGGCAGTGGATTCTCAAGACCCCCTGGTAAATAGGCTGTTGAGGGTGATGGCCACCCAGGCCATGTCTAATGCCCTGTACTTCTCCACTGGAGCCTGCCCAGAGGAACAGTACTACCACTATG GTCTTGCTCTGGATCGCTACACCCATTTCACTTCTCCAATCAGGCGCTATGCTGACATCATAGTGCATCGTCTTCTCATGGCTTCTGTCCAGTCAGAGAAAGAGGAGTGGTTTCACAAGAGCTTCGCTAACAACAAGGAACTTGAGGAAATCGCTCATCATATCAACAACAGAAACCGA GCAGCTCAGCATGCTCAGAAGGAGTCCACAGAGCTTTTCCAATGCCTCTACTTCCGAGATAAGGACCCACTCACTGACGAGCGCTGTGTGGCCGATGCTATTATATACTCCATCAGGGCTAATGGCATACTGGTCTTTGTCCCACG GTATGGTTTAAAGGGTGCAGTGTACCTGAAGAATCGGGAGAATCAGGTGGTGAGTGTGGGGgatgacggtgtgtgtgtgtggcaggcgGGGACACTGCAGCGTTATCCAGACAGGATCTGCTCGTGTACCAGCACTGGGACAAACACCTTTTACCTATTCGACCATATCACA GTGCGTATCTCTGTGGAAACCTCCCGTTGCCATTCTGACAACTTGCATCTGGAACTCCTTAACAACAAACCACATCAGTCTGCTACCACAGAGTCTCGGGTGAGCAGCCGGGTCCAGTCTGAGCTGATCGAGGAGGTGGTGCGCAGGGAAGAGGCATCTATTCAGGCAGAAGTTGAGAAGACCAGGAGACCAAGACTGAGCAAAGAGGAAAAGGAGTTCAGACAGAGCAAAGCACCAAATCTCTACACAATCCTTCAGGAGATCAGTGAGCTCGCCCTGTCCGATACTGCTTTCTGtcacataaaacaaaacactgtaccAACATGCACAACGTCAGCTTGA
- the tipin gene encoding TIMELESS-interacting protein has product MYDPSENGLFATSNYDEIEDESYPPLPPPLSPGQDNLDDDHIANGEGEEGELSKLPDVPVAKRRTVKRPQPKLDSRRLLSDRGLPALRTLFTDVRFKGKGHEAEDLKVLMQKMENWAHRLYPKLQFEDIIDKLEVLGGKKEVQTCLKRIRLDMPLTHEDFVGNDGDEAEVRLQEDPDPFVDQSLSEDPFIHSTPAPASLSLTEEQQQRIERNKQLALERRLARQKQLESWQPVFPDEPAPSPTAHLLSQDDQKELDQTTGNPETPLKQDPVESQSSPNYNKCDSPVPEITNDPDIESV; this is encoded by the exons ATGTACGATCCATCAGAAAACGGTTTGTTTGCAACGTCTAATTATGATGAGATAGAGGACGAGTCTTATCCCCCTCTCCCACCGCCGCTGTCCCCTGGACAGGACAATCTCGATGACGATCATATAGCCAATGGAGAGG gtgaagagggagaGCTTTCCAAGCTCCCTGATGTTCCTGTAGCTAAAAGGCGAACAGTAAAAAGACCTCAGCCTAAACTCGACTCCCGGAG GTTGCTGTCTGATCGCGGACTTCCAGCCTTGCGGACATTATTCACTGACGTCAGATTCAAAGGAAAAGGACATGAG GCTGAGGATTTAAAGGTTCTAATGCAGAAAATGGAGAACTGGGCACATAGACTTTATCCCAAACTACAGTTTGAGGACATCATCGACAAACTGGAGGTTTTAGGAGGCAAGAAAGAAGTACAG ACGTGTCTGAAGCGAATTCGACTGGACATGCCCCTCACTCACGAGGATTTTGTTGGAAATGATGGCG ATGAAGCAGAGGTCCGCTTGCAGGAAGATCCAGACCCGTTTGTAGATCAAAGCTTGTCTGAAGATCCGTTTATCCACTCCACTCCTGCTCCTGCATCACTGTCTTTGACCGAGGAACAACAGCAGCGCATCGAACGCAACAAACAGCTGGCTTTGGAAAGAAGACTGGCTCGACAAAAACAGCTAG AATCCTGGCAGCCTGTGTTCCCGGATGAACCTGCTCCAAGTCCCACAGCACATCTCCTCAGCCAAGACGACCAGAAAGAACTGGATCAAACTACAGGAAACCCAGAAACACCTTTAAAACAGGATCCTGTGGAATCTCAAAGCTCCCCTAACTATAATAAATGTGACAGTCCAGTTCCAGAAATAACAAACGACCCAGATATTGAGAGCGTTTGA
- the lctla gene encoding lactase-like a: MAQRTRLSSCYVLVLVLCIYAAEDFDWTKNEKGSFHYGTFPTAFSWGAGSSAYQTEGAWNKDGKGMSIWDVFSHKRGKIHLNDTGDSSCESYYKHKDDILLMKDMKLTHYRFSISWPRILPTGVKSDHINEKGIQHYDNLINMLLENQITPIVTLYHWDLPQVLQEKYGGWQNSSMVNIFNDYANLCFERFGNRVKYWITFNNPWSIAVEGYETGEHAPGLKLKGTGAYMAAHNIIKAHAKVWHTYDIQWRSKQKGMVGISLSTDWGEPVDITNQKDIEAADRYMQFYLGWFAAPLFNGDYPQVMKEYVGRKSAQQGLGSSRLPTFSPQEKSYVKGTCDFLGIGHFTTRYITQKNFPSNRESTYFTDRDLAVLVDPLWPDPGSEWLYSVPWGFRRLLHYVKTTYGNPMIYVTENGVSEKIMCTDLCDEWRMQYFRDYINEMLKAVNDGVNVKGYTAWSLLDMFEWDEGYSERFGLYYVDFGSKNKQRYPKASVQFYKRIISSNGFPNQKEIESWRRKAKETCTSSNQLLAADPLTSHMELVTEIVVPTVGTVCILLTAVFLMFLLKSHL, translated from the exons CTTTCTCTTGGGGTGCTGGCAGCTCAGCTTATCAGACTGAGGGAGCTTGGAATAAAGATGGCAAAGGAATGAGCATCTGGGATGTGTTTTCacataaaagaggcaaaatccACCTGAACGACACTGGAGATTCTTCCTGTGAGAGTTATTACAAGCACAAG GATGACATCTTGTTAATGAAAGACATGAAGCTGACTCACTACCGCTTTTCTATTTCCTGGCCAAGGATCTTACCCACTGGTGTTAAGt CTGACCATATCAATGAGAAGGGAATACAGCACTATGACAACCTCATCAATATGCTACTGGAAAATCAGATCACGCCCATTGTAACCCTTTATCACTGGGATTTGCCTCAG GTTCTTCAGGAGAAATATGGCGGCTGGCAGAACAGCAGCATGGTCAACATCTTTAATGATTATGCCAACCTGTGCTTTGAGAGATTTGGTAACCGGGTAAAATACTGGATCACCTTTAATAACCCATgg TCGATTGCAGTGGAGGGTTATGAGACTGGCGAACATGCTCCTGGACTAAAACTGAAAGGCACTGGGGCCTACATGGCTGCCCACAACATCATTAAG GCTCATGCTAAAGTTTGGCACACTTATGACATCCAGTGGCGAAGCAAACAGAAAG GAATGGTGGGTATCTCTCTGTCTACCGACTGGGGGGAGCCAGTGGACATCACGAACCAGAAGGACATTGAAGCCGCCGACAGATACATGCAATTTTACCTGGGCTGGTTTGCTGCGCCGCTCTTCAATGGAGACTATCCTCAAGTGATGAAGGAATATGTAG GAAGGAAGAGTGCACAGCAAGGCCTGGGAAGTTCCCGTCTGCCCACTTTCAGTCCACAGGAGAAAAGTTATGTAAAGGGCACCTGTGACTTCCTGGGAATTGGCCACTTTACCACACGTTACATCACACAGAAGAACTTTCCTTCAAACCGTGAAAGCACTTACTTTACTGATCGGGACCTAGCAGTGTTAGTAGACCCGCTCTGGCCTGATCCTGGCTCTGAATGGCTCTACTCTGTGCCATGGGGTTTCCGTCGGCTGCTTCATTATGTGAAG ACAACGTATGGAAACCCTATGATATATGTGACAGAAAATGGTGTCTCAGAGAAGATAATGTGCACTGACCTGTGTGATGAATGGCGGATGCAGTACTTCAGGGATTACATCAATGAAATGCTTAAAG CGGTTAATGATGGGGTAAATGTGAAAGGATACACTGCATGGTCTCTGCTTGACATGTTTGAATGGGATGAGGGCTACTCTGAACGATTTGGCTTGTACTACGTGGACTTTggaagcaaaaataaacagcGTTACCCAAAGGCCTCTGTTCAGTTTTACAAACGCATCATCAGCTCCAACGGCTTTCCCAATCAGAAAGAG ATCGAGAGCTGGAGACGGAAAGCAAAAGAAACCTGCACCTCCAGTAATCAGCTTCTAGCTGCAG ATCCACTGACCAGTCACATGGAGCTAGTGACGGAGATCGTGGTTCCTACAGTGGGTACCGTCTGTATACTTCTCACTGCTGTTTTCCTCATGTTCCTCCTGAAAAGTCACCTCTGA